The nucleotide sequence GTTAGGTCCCACGGCAAGTGACAGATTGGTTGCCTTGAATGTGCTGAGCGCTGTCTCCCTTGCCCTGTTGGTACTTTGGGGAATCAGGGTCGGGCGTACACTGTATCTTGATGTAGCCTTGGTCTATGACATCTTTGGATTTCTTGGATTCCTGGCAATCACCCGGTTTCTCAAAGACCGGAAGGAGCATTGATGATGATACGAGAAATTCTGGCGATGATAGCCTTTCTGGTTGGATCCTTCTTTGGTGTTTTTGGGATGATAGGGTTGTTTCGATTCCGAGACCCCTACTCTCGCCTCCATGCAGGTTCCTTATGCGGAACCACCGCAGTTTTCTCCTATCTGATTGCGTTGCTCTTACTTGCTCCTTCTCTCGCGAGTGGAACAAGGGTCTTCATTATTCTGGTATTTTTCCTCATTTCCGCTCCCACAGGATCCTCAATTGTGGCCAAGTTCATTTGGGAGAGTGAGGATGCCGCCCGACAACGGTCAGCAATGAAGAGGGAGGATAAGAGCCTATGACCATCCTGCTTCTCTGTATGATTCTTGCTCTTGGCAGTTTCGCATTGCTTTCCAGGGATTTGTTGCATTCAGTGATAGCGCTCTCTGCACTCAGTATGCTGAGCGCCTTGATGTTCACGATACTCAAGGCTCCAGACGTTGCCATTACCGAGGCAGCTGTAGGGGCCGGAGTTTCCACCATCATCTTTGTATGGGCTATTCGCCATACACGAAGAAGGAGTAAAGATTAGTGAAACGAACACTGTTCATCATGAAAATCATATTCATACTCCTTGTCTTGGCTTTGGCCATCTTCCCGGTCATCATATCATCTCATCCCTGGCCGGTGGTATCGAGGGACTATCTCTATGAACATGCGCTCACTGACACGGGAGCCGTGAACACTGTCAGCTCTATTTACTTGGGATATCGAGCAATGGACACACTTGGGGAAACATTGGTTTTGCTGGTCTCCATCACCGGTACAATGGGGATTCTAATCAATCTCGGGAGGGAGAGTGATGAAGAGGAAGCAATGAGTTTCTCCCTCGCCCCCGAGAAAAGGCCCACCAATGCACAGAGGACCCACCTACTTGAGGTGGTATCCTCCAAGCTTGGGCCAGTCGTCTTACTCTTTGGGTTCTATGTCATGCTGTATGGGCATATCTCCCCAGGTGGAGGATTCCAAGGAGGAGTCATTGTTGCCTCAGCCATTGTTTTCCTAGCACTGGGAACAGAGACGCAGACCAAGTTGACCAATACGAATGTACTAGGAAGAATAGAGGCTTTATCCTTCCTTGTACTCATTATTGCAGCCACCAGCGGGGTTTTCTTCGAGAGTGGGTTCT is from uncultured Sphaerochaeta sp. and encodes:
- a CDS encoding hydrogenase subunit MbhD domain-containing protein, with product MTILLLCMILALGSFALLSRDLLHSVIALSALSMLSALMFTILKAPDVAITEAAVGAGVSTIIFVWAIRHTRRRSKD
- a CDS encoding MnhB domain-containing protein; amino-acid sequence: MKRTLFIMKIIFILLVLALAIFPVIISSHPWPVVSRDYLYEHALTDTGAVNTVSSIYLGYRAMDTLGETLVLLVSITGTMGILINLGRESDEEEAMSFSLAPEKRPTNAQRTHLLEVVSSKLGPVVLLFGFYVMLYGHISPGGGFQGGVIVASAIVFLALGTETQTKLTNTNVLGRIEALSFLVLIIAATSGVFFESGFFGNPIKSGSALSANFIILLNIIIGLKVGTSIAVMCIAMMGGRRGH
- a CDS encoding monovalent cation/H+ antiporter complex subunit F — protein: MTEILLQAMLVMLILFAIGTLLRLLLGPTASDRLVALNVLSAVSLALLVLWGIRVGRTLYLDVALVYDIFGFLGFLAITRFLKDRKEH
- a CDS encoding monovalent cation/H(+) antiporter subunit G, whose amino-acid sequence is MMIREILAMIAFLVGSFFGVFGMIGLFRFRDPYSRLHAGSLCGTTAVFSYLIALLLLAPSLASGTRVFIILVFFLISAPTGSSIVAKFIWESEDAARQRSAMKREDKSL